TAGGAGACGATTGGCATAGGGAGTAATACTTTAATTCTATTCTTCGTAGAGACGTATAGGTACTCTTTTTAGACTTTCATATCTTTCTTTTAAATGCTCATTTTCTTTTCTTAAAATTTCATTTTCATTTACCAGCTCGTTGTACCTGAGTTTTAGATCTTCATATTTCATTGATAGTTTCTTGTACTTCTGCTCTATCTCTCTGTACTTTTCAACTACTTCATCGTATTTCTCATTAATTTCGTTGTATGCTTGCAGTAGTTTTTCATACTTTTCTTTATATTCGTTGTATTTCTCCTTGCAATTACAAGAATTTAATATCACAAAAAAAGCGAGAAGGAAAAGTTTCTTAGACATTTCCCCTCCTCCTTTCGAAGTAGTTGCGACTCATTTTGTAAACGCCTAGTAGATAAAAAACTACTGCAGAGTAAACAGTTGTAGACATACTAAAGAGTTTTAGGGCTAATATCCAAGTTATGGTTAAGCCCGGTATGTTTTTTAAACTATCTATATTTTCATTAAAAGAATAAGAAAGTCTAACTACAAATTTGAAAGCTTTGCAACTATGTTTTATATCTTGAATTACTTTATCGTAGATTTCTTCACTCACAAATGGGAGAAAGTTACTCTTATACAGGAAGACCTCGGCTATGTTCAACGGAATAGATATGAGAAATAAAATCGTTATGAAAAGAATAATAAATGACCACTCTTTAAAAAACAAGATTGCGTTTTCCCTAATTTCTTTTTCGAAACGGTTAATCTTCATCCTTCCATACAGCAAAGGGAAAAGAAATGGAGAAAGAAGTAATGGAACAGAAGAAACATTAATTGGTTGATATACATATACCAGCAGAGAGAAGCTAAGAAGAAGACTGGCAAAAATAGTGAAAATCAGTATAAACTTTCCACCCTCCAAGCTCTTCCTTGTTTTACTTTCATCTTTGAAAATCATATCAAGTAGTACGCGTCTCCTTTGAATAGCTATACTGTAGAGAGAATAACCTATTGGGATTGAGGTTAAGATTAGAAAAGTAAATACTGTTATACATCTATAAGGAAAAGTAATGCAAAAGAAATAATTAAGAATAAGAACTCCTTTTTATTCCTTTTCTCCTCCATCATCTTTTTTTCTACTCCTCCCCTTATTTAAACGCTCTATTATTATATTTTATTATTTTTTCTAAAGCAATCCTACGAGTTTCTTGAGTTCTTCGAGTTCTTTTGGAGTAAGGTTTCTATATTCTCCTTTCGGTAAATTACCAAGTTTAAGATTTCCAAACTTTATTCTTTTTAAGTACTTTACTGAATGTCCAATCTTTTCAAACATTCTCTTGACCTGGTGATACTTTCCTTCTGTCATCTCTATTTCTGCTTCAGACTCTGTTTCTCCTGCTTTTATGATTTTTACTTTGGCAGGTTTAGTCCTAAAATCTTTAAAACTTATTCCTTTCCTTAAAGATTCTACTTTGTCTTCTGTTAGTTTACCTTCTACTATTACGTAGTAAGTTTTAGGAACTTTCCATTTTGGGTGGGTTAATCTGTGGGCAAGTTCTCCATCATTAGTGATAAGGAGAAGCCCTTCTGCATCTTTATCAAGTCTTCCAACAGGAAAAAGTTTCTCAGGTCTTGGTACGTCAGTGATTAGTTCCATCACTGTAAGTTCCTTATCCTTAGTAGAGGTTATATAACCTGCAGGTTTATGGAGCATTAAGTAGTAGTATTCATCATAATCCACAAATTCGTCGTTTACCAAAACCTCATCTTTTTCAGGATCAACATGAAAACTAGGATCGCTTACTACTTCGCCATTTACTGTGACCATACCTTGTCTTATCAATTTCTTTACTTCCTGTCTTGAGCCAAATCCAGCGTTTGAAAGGAGTTTATCGAGTCTCATTATTAACCTCTATTAAGCTTTTTACTGTAATCGTATAAGATGCTAAGAACGTGAAGAAAATTAGGAGTGTAATCAGTATCTTAGGGGGAGGTGGAGATACAAAAATCTCAGCAATATCCAAAGTAAACATGAAGAAAATAAGGAAAAAGATAAGGTGAAAGATATACCCTTTTAAAAGAACATCCCTTTTGACAGTATCCACTATAAGGAGTTTTAGTGAGTAGCCGAAACCAAAAAAGGATAGAGTGATGAAAAGTAAAGACTGCAGAACGAAAGAGAAAGGATTGTTTCCCAAGAACTTGTAAAGAAGACTGTTAATAATACCTATTGCCAGATAAGTGAAAAGGTAAAAAGAGGTTCCTTGAAGATACTGAACCATTATTTCCCCGTGAAAAGGACTTTTTCTACAGAAAGTTTAAAAGTAAAGTAGATAACAAGAAGTTCAATGTTTAAGAAAATAAAGATTGTTAATGAAGGTTTGCTAATTAAACTTATTAGAAACCACAGGACTATAAATGAAATGATCACAAATGGTATGAACTGTAAAATCCAAGCTTTGAAAAGTTTGCTATTGTCAACATCCACTTTCAGGAATTTTTTTATGGAGAACATGTAAGAGAAAAAGA
The window above is part of the Desulfurobacteriaceae bacterium genome. Proteins encoded here:
- a CDS encoding pseudouridine synthase, whose amino-acid sequence is MRLDKLLSNAGFGSRQEVKKLIRQGMVTVNGEVVSDPSFHVDPEKDEVLVNDEFVDYDEYYYLMLHKPAGYITSTKDKELTVMELITDVPRPEKLFPVGRLDKDAEGLLLITNDGELAHRLTHPKWKVPKTYYVIVEGKLTEDKVESLRKGISFKDFRTKPAKVKIIKAGETESEAEIEMTEGKYHQVKRMFEKIGHSVKYLKRIKFGNLKLGNLPKGEYRNLTPKELEELKKLVGLL